A genome region from Coffea arabica cultivar ET-39 chromosome 7e, Coffea Arabica ET-39 HiFi, whole genome shotgun sequence includes the following:
- the LOC113700961 gene encoding uncharacterized protein: MLPNGGVADVQFKRRVPYLKVKPVHTTGTADPCFYQGLYGAGRYLSAKEVFGEIQAASLKPSFHTYYVELDGLCKTGHVNKALQLFLQWKLKE, translated from the exons ATGCTGCCCAACGGAGGAGTTGCGGATGTG CAATTCAAACGAAGAGTTCCTTATTTGAAAGTCAAACCGGTTCACACCACTGGCACTGCTGACCCATGTTTTTATCAG GGGTTATATGGCGCGGGAAGGTATCTTAGTGCAAAAGAAGTTTTTGGTGAGATACAAGCTGCTAGCCTAAAGCCTAGTTTTCACACTTACTATGTGGAGTTAGATGGCTTATGCAAGACTGGACATGTAAACAAAGCATTGCAGTTATTCCTTCAATGGAAGCTCAAGGAATAG